In one window of Posidoniimonas corsicana DNA:
- a CDS encoding sensor histidine kinase: MRSDRLAWPLLLLLLTVLVPSAGVVWMMREAVRNEQLAANQRLRDAYQTQLDAARQTLEQRWSERLRRLADRASDQQPAAAFAEIVASGEVDSLLISDANARVVYPDRPAPPPEEPAAQSAEWASARRLEFAERRFEAAAEAYALIARDAADEATRASARQSQVRCLLAAGEREAAVEVLQTQFAAQEVFDGQGRSPAAVAGLRLLELLPPDSPEWRGVADQLVARLNDYQQNPLLATQRRFLMEELRRWPELGSRLPTLPAETLAAEAAEAYDAGFATDSLRPTPLTGVWSQSLADGRVVALHHADKLRQRLLALTDDIALPSGVAFTAHQPGGEPSGLLLDAPLGEGVGQWRLGLEAAEGDPFAASSRQRHAVHLWITVLVIAATVVLAWLLIAALRQRLRLAQLKNDLVATVSHELKTPLASIRLLVDTLLAEGGSPTDANAREYLELISQENARLTRLIDNFLTFSRMERGSQRFASAPVEVQEVVRQAASVFREHVGDDGGALRVDPGPPAQVLGDADALVSAVVNLLENAWKYSGEAKRIELSAGVVDGRVAIVVRDNGIGLSTQSAARVFDRFYQVDQRVARDRGGCGLGLSIVRTIVEAHGGEATVESRPGEGSAFTLWLPELEPRRAAASERPAGEQEQPA, translated from the coding sequence ATGCGTAGCGACCGCCTCGCGTGGCCTCTGCTGCTGCTCCTGCTGACGGTGCTCGTGCCGTCGGCGGGGGTGGTGTGGATGATGCGCGAGGCGGTTCGCAATGAACAGCTGGCCGCCAACCAACGGTTGCGCGACGCCTACCAGACGCAGCTCGACGCGGCCCGTCAGACGCTCGAGCAGCGTTGGTCGGAGCGCCTGCGGCGGCTCGCCGACCGGGCGAGCGACCAGCAGCCCGCGGCGGCGTTCGCGGAGATCGTTGCGAGCGGCGAGGTCGACAGCCTGCTGATCAGCGACGCCAACGCGCGCGTCGTCTACCCCGACCGCCCTGCCCCGCCGCCCGAGGAGCCGGCGGCCCAGTCGGCCGAGTGGGCCTCCGCCCGCCGGCTGGAGTTCGCCGAGCGCCGATTTGAGGCGGCCGCCGAGGCCTACGCGTTGATCGCCCGCGACGCCGCCGACGAAGCGACCCGCGCCAGCGCCCGGCAGTCGCAGGTGCGGTGCCTGCTGGCGGCGGGCGAGCGCGAGGCGGCGGTCGAGGTGCTGCAGACGCAGTTCGCCGCGCAGGAGGTTTTTGATGGCCAGGGCCGTTCGCCGGCGGCGGTGGCGGGCCTGCGGTTGCTCGAGCTGCTGCCGCCCGACTCGCCGGAGTGGCGTGGCGTCGCGGACCAGTTGGTCGCACGCCTGAACGACTACCAGCAGAACCCGCTGCTAGCGACGCAGCGTCGGTTCTTGATGGAGGAGCTGCGGCGGTGGCCCGAGCTCGGGTCGCGTCTGCCGACCCTGCCGGCCGAGACCCTCGCCGCCGAGGCAGCCGAAGCCTACGACGCCGGCTTCGCCACCGACTCGCTGCGCCCGACGCCGCTGACCGGCGTGTGGAGCCAGTCGCTTGCCGATGGTCGGGTGGTCGCGTTGCACCACGCCGACAAGCTCCGCCAACGGCTGCTCGCACTGACCGACGACATCGCGCTGCCCAGCGGCGTGGCGTTCACCGCGCACCAGCCCGGCGGCGAGCCCAGCGGCCTGCTGCTGGACGCCCCGCTGGGAGAGGGCGTGGGGCAGTGGCGGCTGGGGCTCGAGGCCGCCGAGGGCGACCCGTTCGCCGCCTCGTCGCGGCAGCGACACGCCGTGCACCTGTGGATCACGGTGCTGGTGATCGCGGCGACCGTGGTGCTGGCGTGGCTGCTGATCGCCGCGCTGCGTCAGCGGCTCCGTCTGGCCCAACTAAAGAATGACCTCGTGGCGACCGTGTCGCACGAACTCAAGACGCCGTTGGCCTCGATCCGCCTGCTGGTCGACACGCTGCTGGCCGAGGGCGGCAGCCCCACCGACGCGAACGCCCGGGAGTACCTCGAGCTCATCTCGCAGGAGAACGCGCGGCTGACGCGGCTGATCGACAACTTCCTGACCTTCTCCCGGATGGAGCGGGGCAGCCAGCGGTTCGCGTCGGCGCCGGTTGAGGTTCAGGAAGTGGTGCGGCAGGCGGCGTCCGTTTTCCGGGAGCACGTCGGCGACGATGGCGGCGCCCTGCGGGTCGACCCGGGCCCGCCGGCCCAGGTGCTGGGCGACGCCGACGCGCTGGTCTCGGCGGTGGTCAACCTGCTGGAAAACGCCTGGAAGTACAGCGGAGAGGCGAAGCGGATCGAGCTGTCGGCCGGCGTGGTCGACGGGCGGGTCGCGATCGTGGTCCGCGACAACGGCATCGGGCTCAGCACGCAGTCCGCCGCCCGCGTGTTCGACCGCTTCTACCAGGTCGACCAACGGGTCGCCCGCGACCGGGGCGGCTGCGGGCTGGGGCTCAGCATCGTGCGGACGATCGTCGAAGCGCACGGCGGCGAGGCGACCGTCGAGAGCCGGCCGGGCGAGGGGAGCGCGTTTACCCTCTGGCTGCCCGAGCTCGAACCGCGCCGCGCGGCGGCCTCCGAACGCCCGGCGGGCGAACAGGAGCAGCCCGCATGA
- a CDS encoding response regulator transcription factor — MTPPASILIVEDDPALLRGLGDNFRMAGYEVHTAANGEAGLAQALAQPPDVLLLDIMLPLLNGYEVCQRVRSAGLTLPIVMVTAKGQEEEIVRGLELGADDYVTKPFGIRELMARVKRLLHRPTADAPDRVAIGDAVLDRASCTLTRAGEEVPLTAKEYRLLDFFASRPHRAFTRSDIINQVWGRSIVVSGRSVDRCVATLRSKIERDPSSPKHIHTLRNIGYRFELGE, encoded by the coding sequence ATGACTCCGCCCGCCAGCATCCTCATCGTCGAGGACGACCCGGCGCTGCTGCGCGGGCTCGGCGACAACTTCCGCATGGCCGGGTACGAGGTGCACACCGCCGCCAACGGCGAGGCGGGCCTGGCGCAGGCGTTGGCCCAGCCGCCGGACGTGCTGCTCTTGGACATCATGCTGCCGCTGCTCAACGGCTACGAGGTGTGCCAGCGGGTGCGGTCGGCGGGGCTGACCCTGCCGATCGTGATGGTGACCGCCAAGGGGCAGGAGGAGGAGATCGTCCGCGGCCTGGAGCTGGGCGCCGACGACTACGTGACCAAGCCGTTCGGCATCCGCGAGCTGATGGCGCGGGTCAAGCGGCTGCTGCACCGCCCGACCGCCGACGCCCCGGACCGGGTCGCGATCGGCGACGCCGTGCTCGACCGCGCGTCCTGCACGCTGACGCGCGCCGGCGAGGAGGTGCCGCTCACCGCCAAGGAGTACCGCCTGCTCGACTTCTTCGCGTCGCGGCCCCACCGCGCGTTCACCCGCAGCGACATCATCAACCAGGTGTGGGGTCGGTCGATCGTGGTCAGCGGGCGGAGCGTCGACCGCTGCGTGGCGACCCTGCGGAGCAAGATCGAACGCGACCCGAGCAGCCCCAAGCACATCCACACCCTTCGCAACATCGGCTACCGCTTCGAGCTGGGCGAGTAG
- a CDS encoding TspO/MBR family protein: MNQPQPSMPIGRQAAGLVGWLVVCFAASAVGALASVQARSFYADLQQPSWAPPGWVFGPVWTALYALMGVAAWLVWRSGGFRSNRPALLLFLVQLAVNAVWSWLFFAWRLGGLAFLDILALAALIVATLVAFWRARPLAGALLVPYLLWVAFAAALNLAIWRLNPAMLG; encoded by the coding sequence ATGAACCAACCCCAACCCAGCATGCCGATCGGCAGGCAGGCGGCCGGCCTCGTCGGCTGGCTCGTGGTCTGCTTCGCCGCGTCGGCCGTCGGGGCGCTGGCGTCGGTGCAGGCGCGATCGTTCTACGCCGATCTGCAGCAACCCTCGTGGGCGCCGCCGGGTTGGGTGTTTGGCCCGGTCTGGACCGCGCTGTACGCGCTGATGGGCGTGGCGGCCTGGCTGGTGTGGCGGTCGGGCGGCTTCCGGAGCAACCGCCCTGCCCTGCTGCTGTTCCTGGTTCAGCTGGCGGTGAACGCGGTGTGGAGCTGGCTGTTCTTCGCGTGGCGGCTGGGCGGCCTCGCCTTCTTGGACATCCTGGCGCTGGCGGCCCTGATCGTCGCGACGCTGGTCGCGTTCTGGCGGGCGCGGCCGCTGGCCGGCGCGCTGCTGGTCCCCTACCTGCTGTGGGTCGCGTTCGCGGCGGCGCTGAACCTGGCCATCTGGCGGCTCAACCCGGCGATGCTGGGCTAG
- a CDS encoding glycosyl hydrolase → MFTETEASRKAIGDVDVLYHDGLYHLFHLVLPNHDFIAHAVSTDAINWRRVSNALFIGDPGSWDDLMLWTMAVSPDPHQPGRWRMFYTGLSRREQGGIQRLGMAVSDDLYHWRKAPVNWRDERGPHDPPAVLKAREIAGQQPTSCRHSELSPDSAFPLEPDPEYYEATLDEGRHWVSFRDPYYYREGDRGWLIMAARTKTGPVVRRGCVGVMEETSPGRFETRPPLHHPGLYDDIEVPNLIKIEDEYYLIGSLREDAKIRYWHTHQIGAPWRSYHDNVLLAQGNYAGRLCQDEKGWLVWNFFSLGGPDRTSHNIMPPPKRLQRTPGGLIRTTTFEGLDDWVGERIETRCVRPLDEQSTDQLCAVDGNQIELACEAGFRAFVFDGSIKSARLRAKIDLHGLGKCGIVFRVDPQTYDGYYLSLDLLKGIAQLRAWQTGEPGSGEHMMQFRTLQGGNWHSETPGEAEIQLIAFGHYLEFSVEGRVILTLADPTFSEGLFGVYLESAKMCLRDVELRRMGEPTQSPHHLVTG, encoded by the coding sequence GTGTTTACCGAGACCGAAGCCAGCCGCAAAGCCATTGGGGACGTCGACGTCCTCTACCACGACGGGCTGTACCACCTGTTCCACCTGGTGCTGCCCAACCACGACTTCATCGCCCACGCGGTCAGCACCGACGCCATCAACTGGCGGCGGGTCAGCAACGCGCTGTTCATCGGCGACCCCGGCTCCTGGGACGACCTGATGCTGTGGACGATGGCGGTCTCGCCCGACCCGCACCAGCCCGGCCGCTGGCGGATGTTCTACACCGGCCTGTCGCGGCGCGAGCAGGGCGGCATCCAGCGGCTCGGCATGGCGGTCAGCGACGACCTCTACCACTGGCGCAAGGCGCCGGTCAACTGGCGCGACGAGCGCGGACCGCACGACCCGCCGGCCGTGCTGAAGGCCCGCGAGATCGCCGGGCAGCAGCCCACCAGCTGCCGCCACTCCGAGCTGTCGCCCGACAGCGCGTTCCCCCTGGAGCCCGACCCCGAGTACTACGAGGCGACCCTCGACGAGGGCCGCCACTGGGTCAGCTTCCGCGACCCCTACTACTACCGCGAGGGCGACCGCGGCTGGCTGATCATGGCCGCCCGCACCAAGACCGGGCCGGTCGTGCGGCGGGGCTGCGTGGGCGTCATGGAAGAGACCTCGCCCGGCCGGTTCGAGACCCGCCCGCCGCTGCACCACCCCGGGCTGTACGACGACATCGAGGTGCCCAACCTCATCAAGATCGAGGACGAGTACTACCTGATCGGCAGCCTCCGCGAGGACGCCAAGATTCGCTACTGGCACACCCACCAGATCGGCGCGCCGTGGCGGAGCTACCACGACAACGTGCTGCTGGCCCAGGGCAACTACGCCGGACGCCTGTGCCAGGACGAGAAGGGCTGGCTGGTGTGGAACTTCTTCTCGCTGGGCGGGCCGGACCGCACGTCGCACAACATCATGCCGCCGCCCAAGCGGCTGCAGCGCACCCCGGGCGGGCTGATCCGCACCACCACCTTCGAGGGCCTCGACGACTGGGTCGGCGAGCGGATCGAGACCCGCTGCGTCCGCCCGCTCGACGAGCAGTCGACCGACCAGCTCTGCGCGGTCGACGGCAACCAGATCGAGCTCGCCTGCGAGGCCGGCTTCCGCGCGTTCGTGTTCGACGGGTCGATCAAGTCCGCGCGGCTGCGGGCCAAGATCGACCTGCACGGGCTCGGGAAGTGCGGCATCGTGTTCCGCGTCGACCCCCAGACCTACGACGGCTACTACCTGTCGCTCGACCTGCTCAAGGGCATCGCCCAACTCCGCGCCTGGCAGACCGGCGAGCCGGGCAGCGGCGAGCACATGATGCAGTTCCGCACGCTGCAGGGCGGCAACTGGCACAGCGAGACCCCCGGCGAGGCCGAGATCCAGCTCATCGCGTTCGGCCACTACCTCGAGTTCTCGGTCGAGGGGCGGGTGATCCTGACGCTCGCCGACCCGACGTTCAGCGAGGGCCTGTTCGGCGTCTACCTGGAGTCCGCCAAGATGTGCCTGCGCGACGTGGAGCTGCGGCGGATGGGCGAGCCGACCCAGTCGCCCCACCACCTGGTCACGGGCTAG
- a CDS encoding DUF1559 domain-containing protein yields the protein MPAPRSRRPLPAFTLVELLVVIAIIGVLISLLLPAVQAAREAARRSQCLNNLKQIGLATLGFEDAHKHLPPGYASRSTQTPPPATRDPQTWDAPPGWGWGAHLLPHIEESALAAQIDLTEPIWAPQHQQAIAAEPTTFSCPSSSGPRDPFQVLDEPGAPLSIGGVVPYVGRSNYVASHGQESCWGECGAASTGVVFTDIYNSTTETITVNGDASKVADGPFFRGSQVRLKQITDGLSKTIFFGEHSSGLSDKTWVGVVPGAFTHPRFSSPENGPDAAATLVLVHAGPSGGELDITGAPIIHPINFPTYHVGQMFAEHTGGGNVALGDGSVRFVTDDVDLIVWAEHSSMNEEEVSLEAL from the coding sequence ATGCCCGCCCCCCGCTCCCGCCGCCCCCTCCCCGCGTTCACCCTGGTCGAGCTGCTGGTGGTGATCGCCATCATCGGCGTGCTGATCTCGCTGCTGCTGCCGGCCGTGCAGGCCGCCCGCGAGGCCGCCCGCCGTTCGCAGTGCCTGAACAACCTGAAGCAGATCGGCCTCGCGACGCTCGGCTTCGAGGACGCCCACAAGCACCTGCCGCCGGGCTACGCGTCGCGTTCGACCCAGACGCCTCCCCCCGCGACGCGCGACCCACAAACCTGGGACGCGCCGCCCGGCTGGGGCTGGGGCGCCCACCTGCTGCCGCACATCGAAGAGTCGGCGCTGGCGGCGCAGATCGACCTCACCGAGCCGATCTGGGCGCCGCAGCACCAGCAGGCGATCGCCGCCGAGCCCACCACGTTTTCCTGCCCGTCCAGCTCCGGCCCGCGCGACCCGTTCCAGGTGCTCGACGAGCCGGGCGCCCCGCTCTCGATCGGTGGGGTCGTGCCCTACGTTGGGCGGTCCAACTACGTGGCGAGCCACGGGCAGGAGTCGTGCTGGGGCGAGTGCGGCGCCGCGTCGACCGGCGTCGTGTTCACCGACATCTACAACAGCACCACCGAGACCATCACCGTCAACGGCGACGCGTCGAAGGTGGCGGACGGGCCGTTCTTCCGCGGCTCGCAGGTGCGGCTCAAGCAGATCACCGACGGCCTGTCGAAGACCATCTTCTTCGGCGAACACTCCTCGGGCCTCAGCGACAAGACCTGGGTCGGCGTCGTGCCCGGCGCGTTCACCCACCCGCGGTTCAGCTCGCCGGAGAACGGGCCCGACGCGGCCGCCACGCTGGTGCTGGTGCACGCGGGCCCGTCGGGCGGCGAGCTCGACATCACCGGCGCGCCGATCATCCACCCCATCAACTTCCCGACCTACCACGTGGGGCAGATGTTCGCCGAGCACACCGGCGGCGGCAACGTCGCGCTGGGCGACGGCTCCGTCCGCTTCGTCACGGACGACGTCGACCTGATCGTCTGGGCAGAGCACTCCAGCATGAACGAGGAAGAGGTCAGCCTCGAGGCGCTGTAG
- a CDS encoding calcium-binding protein, translating to MANLSKHNARKSLLNRRRSSARRARVERLESRTLLAADFMAIDPTAADTLPAEPPEGAIFVVGTEDADRIRVSVSGDRLVVNVNGEITSYDNSLITKIYMKTGGGDDRVRFGWNVTQNAEVYLGAGDDSAVLGAGHDVVVAGDGDDRVSGGLGNDLLIGGAGNDHLAGSHGHDALVGGLGDDNLNGGRGNDAMAGGDGHDTLRGGAGDDWLFGDATNDVPDDYAGLVDYARRYGNTGRGNDSLSGGAGDDVLLGGALADKIEGGSGDDLILGGRGDDGISAGAGDDFVFGGWGADAIRGGDGADVLVGDPRDELPSTDDPIDARPDARHSAIDDAEALVRSLEEIAEFPDDAGELSANAAPAPDLRVRTADRISGGRGADLIYGMLGDDHIEGGAGDDAISGGSGADRISGGAGNDRIGGGLGNDRINGGAGNDALHGQRGNDILLGGSGDDALFGGAGFDVLFGQLGDDRLNGGDDTDLLIGGQGADKIEALDGVVDYILADEDDDVEADPFDFIF from the coding sequence ATGGCCAACCTATCGAAACACAACGCCCGCAAGAGCCTGCTCAACCGCCGCCGTTCGTCCGCGCGGCGCGCCCGGGTCGAACGCCTGGAGAGCCGCACGCTGCTGGCGGCCGACTTCATGGCGATCGACCCGACCGCCGCCGACACGCTGCCCGCCGAACCACCGGAGGGGGCGATCTTTGTGGTCGGCACCGAAGACGCCGACCGCATCCGCGTGTCGGTCTCCGGGGACCGGCTTGTGGTCAACGTCAACGGCGAGATCACCAGCTACGACAACTCCCTGATAACCAAGATCTACATGAAGACCGGCGGCGGCGACGACCGCGTCCGCTTCGGCTGGAACGTGACCCAGAACGCCGAGGTCTACCTCGGCGCGGGCGACGACTCCGCCGTGCTCGGCGCAGGGCACGACGTCGTGGTGGCCGGCGACGGCGACGACCGCGTCAGCGGCGGGCTCGGCAACGACCTGCTGATCGGCGGCGCAGGCAACGACCACCTGGCCGGCTCCCACGGCCACGACGCGCTGGTCGGCGGCCTGGGCGACGACAACCTCAACGGCGGCCGCGGCAACGACGCCATGGCCGGCGGCGACGGCCACGACACCCTCCGCGGCGGCGCCGGCGACGACTGGCTCTTCGGCGACGCCACGAACGACGTCCCCGACGACTACGCCGGACTGGTCGACTACGCCCGCCGGTACGGCAACACCGGCCGCGGAAACGACTCGCTCTCCGGCGGCGCCGGCGACGACGTACTGCTCGGCGGCGCCCTGGCCGACAAGATCGAGGGCGGCAGCGGCGACGACCTGATCCTCGGCGGCCGCGGCGACGACGGCATCTCGGCCGGCGCCGGCGATGACTTTGTCTTCGGCGGCTGGGGCGCCGACGCCATCCGCGGCGGCGATGGCGCCGACGTGCTGGTCGGCGATCCGCGCGACGAGCTCCCCTCCACCGACGACCCGATCGACGCCCGGCCCGACGCCCGCCACTCCGCGATCGACGACGCCGAGGCGCTCGTGCGCAGCCTGGAGGAGATCGCCGAATTCCCCGACGACGCCGGGGAGCTTTCCGCCAACGCCGCGCCGGCGCCTGACCTGCGTGTCCGCACCGCCGACCGCATCAGCGGCGGCCGCGGCGCCGACCTGATCTACGGCATGCTGGGCGACGACCACATCGAAGGGGGCGCCGGCGACGACGCCATCTCCGGCGGGTCGGGCGCCGACCGCATCAGCGGGGGCGCCGGGAACGACCGCATCGGCGGCGGCCTCGGCAACGACCGCATCAACGGCGGCGCCGGCAACGACGCCCTCCACGGCCAGCGGGGCAACGACATCCTGCTGGGCGGGTCTGGCGACGACGCGCTGTTCGGCGGCGCCGGCTTCGATGTGCTGTTCGGCCAGCTCGGCGACGACCGCCTCAACGGCGGCGACGACACCGACCTGCTCATCGGCGGCCAAGGCGCCGACAAGATCGAGGCCCTCGACGGCGTGGTCGACTACATCCTCGCCGACGAGGACGACGACGTCGAAGCGGACCCCTTCGACTTCATCTTCTAG
- a CDS encoding vitamin K epoxide reductase family protein, with protein sequence MRDKRTTAALLISLLALAAAGVSAYLAWKSITAGPVAGCGAIDGPACDEILASRWSKWFGVPVSLLAVGVYLMMIPAAWAAALRPGRATLALLACLSLSAFGAGAWFVGVQAVLLHGFCPWCLAVHVCAALTAVLTFYLISAAAGSDEQRAATLVSATVPGVRRRAAPRRASGGPLLGALGAVLGVAALVGGQLASEDESPAMQEVVIATPDQATSADAEAPPTDPTDDAGNDQDQPTDDDDPVAAPTEDGAPPPLEPIELSASPEAASGGAGDREFRFVGLSEPVDLDQMPVLGSRDAKHVMVEVVDYTCKHCRALHPYVKQALEDHDGQVAVVVHNLPLNPACNPNFPAGKEPSEAARHACDYARLAISVWRLAPDKFPAYHDWLMEGDKPPRITKARVRAADLVGDDVLLSSKLRDEVANRINDQCTSLKSLKGGLPVMLFEYSAVQGVPKDPDAFDDLLRSKFGL encoded by the coding sequence ATGCGGGACAAACGCACCACCGCCGCCCTGCTGATCTCGCTGCTCGCGCTGGCCGCCGCCGGCGTGTCCGCGTACCTGGCGTGGAAGTCCATCACCGCCGGCCCCGTAGCGGGCTGCGGAGCGATTGATGGGCCGGCATGCGACGAGATCCTCGCAAGCCGCTGGTCGAAGTGGTTTGGCGTGCCGGTCAGCCTGCTGGCGGTAGGCGTCTACCTGATGATGATCCCAGCCGCCTGGGCGGCCGCTCTGCGGCCCGGTCGGGCGACCCTCGCGCTGCTGGCGTGCCTGTCGCTGTCGGCGTTTGGCGCCGGCGCGTGGTTTGTCGGCGTTCAGGCGGTGCTGCTGCATGGCTTCTGCCCGTGGTGCCTGGCGGTGCACGTGTGTGCGGCCCTGACGGCGGTGCTCACCTTCTACCTGATCTCAGCGGCAGCCGGCTCCGATGAGCAGCGTGCCGCCACGCTGGTGAGCGCCACGGTGCCCGGTGTGCGGCGTAGGGCGGCGCCGAGGCGTGCGTCCGGTGGCCCGCTGCTGGGAGCGCTGGGCGCGGTGCTCGGTGTGGCGGCCCTCGTAGGCGGACAATTGGCGTCTGAGGACGAGTCGCCCGCAATGCAGGAGGTCGTGATCGCCACGCCCGACCAGGCGACCAGTGCCGACGCGGAGGCGCCCCCAACCGACCCGACCGATGACGCCGGCAACGATCAAGACCAGCCAACCGACGACGACGACCCGGTTGCCGCCCCTACCGAAGACGGCGCCCCACCCCCGCTCGAGCCGATCGAACTCAGCGCTTCGCCCGAGGCCGCGTCCGGCGGCGCCGGCGACCGTGAGTTCCGCTTCGTCGGCCTGAGCGAGCCGGTCGACCTCGACCAGATGCCGGTGCTCGGCAGCCGCGACGCCAAGCACGTGATGGTCGAGGTGGTCGACTACACCTGCAAGCACTGCCGCGCGCTGCACCCGTATGTGAAGCAGGCGCTGGAGGACCACGACGGGCAGGTCGCGGTTGTGGTGCACAACTTGCCGCTGAACCCGGCGTGCAACCCGAACTTCCCGGCCGGCAAGGAGCCGTCAGAGGCCGCGCGGCACGCCTGCGACTACGCCCGCCTGGCGATCAGCGTGTGGCGGCTGGCACCCGACAAGTTCCCCGCCTACCACGACTGGCTGATGGAGGGCGACAAGCCGCCGCGGATCACCAAGGCGCGGGTCCGCGCAGCCGACCTGGTTGGCGACGACGTCCTGCTAAGCAGCAAGCTGCGGGACGAGGTCGCCAACCGCATCAACGATCAGTGCACCAGCCTCAAGAGCCTCAAGGGCGGCCTGCCCGTGATGCTGTTCGAGTACAGCGCCGTGCAGGGCGTGCCGAAAGACCCGGACGCCTTTGACGACCTGCTGAGGTCGAAGTTTGGCCTGTAG
- a CDS encoding DUF4394 domain-containing protein: MKQRLALAFIVTATLSIAGSAPAGEIVFGVTDDQTLVSWDSTAPGALLSGSAIMGLQSNERVVGIDFRPATGQLYALGSFSRLYTLDTSTGMASEVGSGPFAPPISGSNFGFDFNPVIDRIRLDSDTNANYVLHPDTGGATVVTDLFYGPGDPNENEDPNVVHASYTNSFAGTTSTQLYGVDTGLDILVTQANSAGTLGTVGSIGTDVTATGGFDISGSTGVGYMAIEDAATSFSTFWTVDLTTGTGTGIGEIGSGIVITAMAVSPVPEPATSLLAVAAIGAVGAVRRTRRNA; this comes from the coding sequence ATGAAACAACGACTCGCGTTGGCGTTTATCGTGACCGCCACACTCTCTATCGCCGGCTCCGCCCCGGCGGGCGAGATCGTCTTCGGCGTCACCGACGACCAGACCCTTGTGAGCTGGGACTCTACCGCGCCCGGCGCGCTGCTGAGCGGCTCCGCGATCATGGGTCTGCAGAGCAACGAGAGGGTCGTTGGCATCGACTTCCGTCCGGCGACCGGTCAGCTCTATGCGCTCGGAAGTTTCAGCCGGCTCTACACACTCGACACGTCGACCGGCATGGCGTCTGAGGTCGGCAGTGGCCCGTTTGCGCCGCCGATCAGCGGTTCCAACTTTGGGTTCGATTTTAACCCGGTGATCGATCGAATCCGCCTCGACTCGGACACCAACGCCAACTACGTGCTGCACCCGGACACGGGCGGCGCGACCGTCGTGACCGACCTGTTCTACGGTCCGGGCGACCCCAACGAGAACGAAGACCCCAACGTGGTGCACGCCTCGTACACCAACAGCTTCGCCGGCACGACCTCCACGCAGCTGTACGGCGTCGACACCGGCCTGGACATCCTGGTCACGCAGGCCAACTCGGCCGGCACCCTTGGCACGGTTGGCTCGATCGGGACCGACGTCACCGCGACCGGCGGGTTCGACATCTCTGGATCGACGGGCGTGGGCTACATGGCGATCGAGGACGCCGCCACTTCATTCTCGACTTTCTGGACCGTCGACCTGACCACAGGCACGGGGACGGGTATCGGCGAGATCGGCAGCGGCATCGTGATCACCGCGATGGCCGTCTCCCCGGTTCCCGAACCGGCAACCTCGCTGCTGGCCGTGGCGGCGATTGGCGCCGTGGGCGCTGTTCGACGGACGCGCCGCAATGCGTAG